From the genome of Rhodobacteraceae bacterium Araon29, one region includes:
- a CDS encoding Lrp/AsnC family transcriptional regulator: protein MSTCVFIQLRCKPGTTYEVANEIVLRELHSELYSTSGNYDLLLKLYVDEDNDVGKFVNDNLLDIPDIERSLTTLTFKAF, encoded by the coding sequence ATGAGCACCTGCGTCTTTATACAATTGCGTTGCAAGCCTGGCACTACATATGAGGTGGCCAATGAAATAGTGTTGCGCGAATTACACTCTGAGCTGTATTCAACCAGCGGAAATTATGATCTGCTGCTAAAGCTTTATGTGGATGAAGATAACGACGTGGGCAAGTTTGTTAATGATAACCTCTTGGATATCCCAGATATTGAACGGTCTTTAACAACCCTGACATTCAAAGCATTTTAA
- the hisA gene encoding 1-(5-phosphoribosyl)-5-[(5-phosphoribosylamino)methylideneamino]imidazole-4-carboxamide isomerase, whose protein sequence is MILYPAIDLKDGNAVRLLRGDMDKSTVFNTDPAAQAMEFVTQGCKWLHLVDLNGAFEGEPVNASPVEAILAQTKVPTQLGGGIRDMATIERWISKGLARVILGTAAVENPDLVRTAAKAFPGQIAVGIDARDGRVATKGWAEETNVLVTDLARSFEDAGVAAIIYTDINRDGAMQGPNIEATAALARAVSIPVIASGGVSSLADLIALRDCGAALNGAISGRALYDGALDLGQALEALNA, encoded by the coding sequence ATGATCCTTTATCCAGCGATTGACCTAAAAGATGGCAATGCAGTGCGGCTTTTACGTGGTGATATGGATAAATCAACGGTATTTAATACGGATCCTGCGGCCCAAGCCATGGAATTTGTCACCCAAGGATGTAAATGGCTTCATCTCGTCGATCTTAATGGCGCTTTTGAAGGTGAACCAGTCAATGCGTCCCCAGTCGAGGCCATTTTGGCACAGACCAAAGTGCCCACGCAGCTTGGCGGCGGCATTCGGGATATGGCAACCATTGAGCGCTGGATCAGCAAAGGCCTTGCCCGGGTCATTTTGGGCACTGCCGCCGTGGAAAACCCTGATCTTGTGCGCACAGCAGCGAAAGCCTTTCCCGGGCAAATTGCAGTGGGCATTGATGCACGTGATGGGCGCGTTGCCACCAAAGGCTGGGCCGAGGAAACTAATGTACTTGTGACCGATCTTGCACGCTCTTTTGAAGACGCGGGTGTGGCGGCCATCATCTATACCGACATTAACCGTGATGGCGCGATGCAGGGGCCAAACATAGAGGCCACCGCCGCACTGGCTAGGGCTGTCTCAATCCCCGTGATTGCATCCGGCGGTGTGTCCTCGCTTGCGGATTTGATCGCGCTGCGGGATTGCGGTGCAGCGCTCAACGGGGCGATATCTGGCCGCGCGCTTTATGATGGCGCGCTCGATCTTGGCCAAGCCTTAGAGGCGCTCAATGCTTAA
- the hisF gene encoding imidazole glycerol phosphate synthase subunit HisF, translating to MLKTRIIPCLDVADGRVVKGVNFVGLRDAGDPVDAARAYDAAGADELCFLDINATHENRGTMFDMVQRTAEQCYIPLTVGGGVRSAQDVRALLLAGADKVSFNSAAVANPDVVAKAADQFGSQCIVCAIDAKTVAPGKWELFTHGGRKPTGIDAVEFATKIAAKGAGEILLTSMDRDGTKAGFNLPMTRAISDAVSIPVIASGGVGTLDHLVEGVTKGGASAVLAASIFHFGEFTIAEAKAHMAAAGIPMRLET from the coding sequence ATGCTTAAAACCCGCATCATTCCCTGCCTTGATGTGGCAGACGGCCGGGTGGTCAAAGGGGTGAACTTTGTTGGCCTGCGCGATGCTGGTGATCCGGTCGATGCAGCAAGGGCCTATGATGCGGCGGGCGCAGATGAGCTTTGCTTTCTAGATATAAATGCCACCCATGAAAATCGCGGAACCATGTTTGATATGGTGCAGCGCACGGCAGAGCAGTGCTATATACCGCTCACGGTGGGCGGCGGCGTGCGCAGCGCACAAGACGTCCGTGCGCTTTTGCTGGCCGGTGCGGATAAAGTAAGCTTTAATTCCGCTGCTGTGGCCAATCCGGATGTGGTGGCTAAAGCCGCAGATCAGTTTGGCAGCCAGTGCATCGTTTGCGCTATTGACGCCAAAACCGTTGCCCCGGGCAAATGGGAGCTTTTCACCCATGGCGGCCGCAAACCCACCGGTATCGACGCTGTTGAATTTGCCACAAAGATTGCAGCCAAAGGCGCAGGTGAGATTTTGCTCACATCTATGGATCGTGATGGCACCAAAGCGGGATTTAACCTGCCCATGACCCGCGCGATTTCAGATGCAGTGAGCATACCAGTGATCGCTTCTGGGGGTGTAGGCACGCTTGATCATCTCGTCGAAGGGGTCACAAAAGGCGGCGCATCAGCTGTGCTGGCCGCTTCCATCTTTCATTTTGGCGAATTTACCATTGCCGAGGCCAAAGCGCATATGGCCGCGGCCGGCATCCCGATGAGGCTAGAGACATGA
- a CDS encoding phosphoribosyl-ATP diphosphatase, translated as MTLEDLFDIIETRAQADPSESWTAKLLSQGPEKCAKKFGEEAAEAIIETVKGDRAGLTAEAADVLYHLLVMLKSRDVALTDVMDELDRRQAQSGLAEKAARKT; from the coding sequence ATGACGCTTGAAGACCTTTTTGACATTATAGAAACCCGCGCACAGGCTGATCCATCAGAAAGCTGGACCGCCAAACTCTTGTCCCAAGGTCCAGAGAAATGCGCAAAGAAATTCGGTGAAGAAGCCGCCGAGGCCATCATCGAAACGGTCAAAGGCGACCGCGCTGGTTTAACTGCGGAAGCCGCTGATGTGCTTTATCACTTGCTGGTCATGCTCAAATCACGCGATGTCGCGCTTACCGATGTGATGGATGAATTGGACCGGCGTCAGGCCCAATCAGGTCTGGCTGAAAAGGCTGCACGCAAAACATGA
- a CDS encoding ABC transporter substrate-binding protein, whose protein sequence is MNVLKWAATGASLAALALAVNPAVAGSHGDGLKVGMITTLSGGGAGLGIDVRDGFMLAIKQSGADNIEVVIEDDQRKPDIAVQLADKMIQSEKVDVMTGIIWSNLAMAVVPAATAQGKIYLSPNAGPSPLAGRGCHPNYFNVAWQNDSLHNGGGAYATSAGYKNVFIMAPNYPAGTDALNGFKALFEGDVAAEIYTKLGQTDYAAEIAQIRASGADAVYFFLPGGMGISFLKQYSGSGVDIPLIGPAFSFDQGILQAVGAAALGVRNTSQWNKDIDTPTNQAFVSSFEAEYGRLPSLYASQGFDTANLLLSAMDSASISDMDAFRAALKAADFTSVRGDFKFGSNNHPIHDVYIREVVQEGDIFTNKIIAKVLDDHGDPYAKDCQM, encoded by the coding sequence ATGAATGTATTAAAATGGGCCGCAACCGGTGCAAGCCTTGCGGCGCTGGCGCTTGCGGTCAATCCGGCTGTGGCGGGAAGCCATGGAGATGGTCTAAAAGTTGGCATGATCACAACATTGTCGGGTGGTGGAGCTGGGCTTGGGATTGATGTGCGTGACGGCTTTATGCTGGCGATTAAACAATCTGGTGCTGACAATATTGAAGTCGTTATTGAGGATGACCAGAGAAAACCTGATATTGCAGTGCAGTTGGCCGATAAAATGATCCAGTCTGAAAAGGTCGATGTGATGACCGGCATCATTTGGTCCAACTTGGCGATGGCTGTTGTGCCTGCGGCCACAGCGCAGGGAAAAATCTATCTTTCTCCCAATGCGGGACCATCGCCGCTGGCGGGGCGCGGGTGCCATCCCAATTACTTTAATGTGGCGTGGCAAAATGACAGCCTTCACAATGGGGGCGGGGCCTATGCAACCTCAGCAGGGTATAAAAATGTATTCATAATGGCGCCGAATTATCCCGCTGGTACGGATGCTTTAAATGGGTTCAAAGCCCTTTTTGAGGGCGATGTGGCGGCCGAGATTTATACCAAGCTTGGACAAACCGATTACGCGGCTGAGATTGCTCAAATTCGTGCCAGTGGCGCAGATGCAGTTTATTTCTTCTTGCCCGGCGGCATGGGAATTTCATTCTTGAAACAATATTCGGGCAGCGGCGTTGATATACCGCTTATCGGGCCGGCGTTTAGTTTTGATCAGGGTATCTTGCAAGCGGTGGGCGCTGCTGCGCTGGGCGTCCGCAACACATCCCAATGGAACAAAGACATCGATACCCCGACAAATCAGGCATTTGTCAGCAGTTTTGAAGCTGAGTATGGCAGATTGCCTTCTCTCTATGCTAGCCAAGGCTTTGACACGGCCAACCTGTTGCTGAGCGCAATGGACAGCGCCAGCATAAGCGATATGGATGCATTCCGTGCGGCGCTAAAAGCGGCCGACTTTACGTCGGTACGGGGTGATTTCAAGTTTGGTTCTAACAATCATCCGATCCATGACGTGTATATCCGCGAAGTGGTTCAGGAAGGCGATATATTCACAAATAAAATCATCGCCAAAGTTCTTGATGATCATGGCGATCCTTATGCCAAAGATTGCCAAATGTAA
- a CDS encoding DUF2147 domain-containing protein — MKRLICAVFGLIFAASVVAADPIYGLWQTIPDDNGNFGHIEVQDCDGTICGVLMKSFDTAGKSIESDNIGKRIIWNMKSKGDGKYGGGKIWSPDTDKTYASKLELVGDELKVSGCVFIVCRDGGTWTRVK; from the coding sequence ATGAAACGTTTGATCTGTGCCGTTTTTGGATTGATTTTTGCAGCATCTGTGGTGGCCGCAGACCCCATTTATGGGCTTTGGCAAACGATCCCGGATGACAATGGGAATTTTGGTCATATCGAGGTTCAGGATTGTGACGGCACAATCTGTGGGGTTTTGATGAAATCTTTTGATACGGCTGGAAAATCAATTGAAAGCGACAACATTGGCAAACGTATTATCTGGAATATGAAATCTAAAGGCGATGGCAAATATGGCGGCGGCAAAATCTGGTCACCGGACACCGATAAAACCTATGCCTCTAAATTAGAGCTGGTTGGGGATGAGCTAAAAGTCTCGGGCTGCGTCTTTATTGTATGCCGCGATGGCGGCACTTGGACCCGGGTAAAATAA
- the hisH gene encoding imidazole glycerol phosphate synthase subunit HisH has product MQTAIIDYESGNLHSARKAFERIAAETNTGSVTVTSDPDVVARADRIVLPGDGAFPACRDALLASDVYAAMNEAVVVRGRPFLGICVGMQLMAQDGAEYRTTPGLGWVHGSVQRIAPKDATFKIPHMGWNNLVIEAPHPLLDGVKTGDHAYFVHSYQMEMATPDQRLAHVDYGGEITAIVGHGTMVGTQFHPEKSAATGLKIIANFLRWHP; this is encoded by the coding sequence ATGCAAACAGCCATTATCGATTACGAAAGCGGTAATCTGCATTCCGCTCGCAAAGCGTTTGAGCGGATCGCCGCAGAAACCAATACAGGTTCGGTGACTGTCACAAGCGACCCTGATGTGGTGGCGCGCGCAGACCGTATTGTTTTGCCCGGCGACGGGGCTTTTCCGGCCTGCCGCGATGCCTTGCTGGCCTCTGATGTCTATGCGGCAATGAACGAAGCGGTTGTGGTGCGCGGTCGGCCCTTTTTAGGGATTTGCGTCGGTATGCAGCTTATGGCGCAGGACGGCGCGGAGTACCGCACTACCCCAGGTCTGGGATGGGTGCACGGATCGGTCCAGCGCATCGCGCCAAAGGACGCAACTTTCAAAATCCCACATATGGGGTGGAATAATCTAGTAATTGAGGCCCCTCACCCACTGCTTGACGGGGTCAAAACCGGTGATCACGCCTATTTCGTACATTCCTACCAGATGGAAATGGCAACGCCAGACCAGCGGCTTGCGCATGTTGATTATGGCGGTGAGATCACTGCAATTGTCGGGCATGGCACCATGGTTGGCACCCAGTTCCACCCCGAAAAAAGCGCAGCGACTGGTCTAAAAATAATTGCCAATTTCCTGCGTTGGCACCCCTAG
- the hisB gene encoding imidazoleglycerol-phosphate dehydratase HisB — protein sequence MRTAQLDRSTSETKISVTLNLDGTGVYDNQTGIGFFDHMLDQLSRHSLIDMTIRAEGDTHIDDHHTVEDTGIAIGKALVAALGDKKGITRYGSCNLPMDDAQIACALDLSARPYLIWNVDFPSAKIGGFDSELVREFFQALSTHGGITLHIDQVHGINSHHIAEATFKAVARALRMAVAPDARLDGALPSTKGAL from the coding sequence ATGCGCACAGCCCAGCTCGACCGCAGCACCTCGGAAACCAAAATCAGTGTGACGCTGAATTTGGATGGAACCGGCGTTTATGACAACCAGACCGGCATCGGTTTTTTTGATCATATGCTTGACCAACTGTCACGCCACTCGCTGATTGATATGACCATTCGCGCAGAAGGCGACACACATATTGATGATCACCACACCGTTGAAGATACCGGCATTGCAATCGGCAAGGCACTCGTTGCGGCTTTGGGCGATAAAAAAGGCATCACACGGTACGGCAGCTGCAATTTGCCGATGGATGATGCCCAAATCGCCTGCGCGCTAGATTTGTCTGCGCGCCCATATCTGATATGGAATGTTGACTTTCCCAGCGCGAAAATTGGCGGTTTTGACAGTGAATTGGTGCGTGAGTTTTTTCAGGCTCTCAGTACCCATGGCGGCATAACGCTACATATTGATCAAGTTCACGGGATCAACAGCCACCACATTGCGGAAGCAACATTTAAAGCCGTCGCACGGGCCTTACGGATGGCGGTTGCACCCGATGCGCGTTTGGACGGGGCCCTGCCCTCGACCAAAGGCGCGCTTTAG
- a CDS encoding Dabb family protein, which translates to MIRHIVFFSAKNQEYIDKIGAGLRILQDNPHAQILEVERNFATDPIEQDPVDWVVYGEFRDANALAAFKQHPTYQRAIEIVRPLRELRLAADFQTTL; encoded by the coding sequence ATGATCCGGCATATCGTTTTTTTCAGTGCCAAAAACCAAGAATACATTGATAAAATTGGCGCTGGTTTGCGAATTTTACAGGATAACCCACATGCTCAAATACTTGAGGTTGAACGCAATTTTGCGACCGACCCAATTGAACAAGACCCTGTGGATTGGGTGGTTTACGGCGAATTTAGAGATGCCAACGCCCTAGCGGCCTTTAAGCAGCATCCAACATACCAGCGCGCTATAGAAATTGTGCGCCCTCTGCGCGAGCTGCGTTTGGCCGCCGATTTTCAAACCACGCTATAA